The DNA window TCCCTCCGACGCGCGCTGGCAGTTTGCCGGGATGCGCCTTGCCAAGGACGTGACCTGACGTGAATGCCGCTGCCTGTGCCCTGATGCGCGCCCGTGATGCGCTGACCGACCTGCGTCCCCAGCCCGACGACATCACCGCCGATGCGTTGGCCGGACTGTCACAGACGCCCAAGACCCTGCCGTCCAAGTATTTCTACGACGCCGAGGGCTCGCGGCTGTTCGAGGCGATCACCCGCGAGCCCGAGTACTACCTCACCCGCACCGAGCTGGCGCTGCTGGAAGCGCGGTTGCCGTCCATCGCCCAGGCCATCGGACCGGGCGCGCACGTGGTTGAATACGGCAGCGGCAGCGGTCGCAAGACCGAGTTGCTGCTCGATTGCCTGCGCGCTCCGGTGGCCTATACCCCGGTGGAGATCTCGCGCACGGCGGTGCTGGAAGCCACCGCGCGCTTGTCCCAGCAGTTCCCTGACCTGGAAATGCTACCGGTCTGCGCCGACTTCACCCAACCGCTATCCCTGCCCGAAAGCACGCGCCCGGCGCAACGCACGGTGATGTTCTTCCCCGGCTCGACCTTGGGCAATTTCACCGACGCCGGCGCGCTGGCGCTGCTGCGGGGCATGCGCCAGACGATGGGGGTCGGCGGCTGCGCGTTGGTCGGCATCGACCTGGACAAGGATCCGGCGTTGATCGAGGCCGCCTATAACGATGCCGCCGGCGTGACCGCAGCGTTCACCCTCAACCTGCTGGCGCGGCTGAACCGGGAGATCGGCAGCGACTTCGACCTGGACGCTTTCAGGCATCGGGCCGTGTATGTGCGCGAGCGCCTGCGCATCGAAACCTTCCTGGTCAGCCAGCGCCAGCAGACCGTGCACGTGGCCGGCCAGCCATTCGACTTTGCCGAAGGAGAGCCGATGCAGGTCGAATACAGCCACAAGTACACCGATGCCAGCTTCGCCGCGCTGGCAGCCAAGGCCGGGCTGAAGGTCACCCATGGCTGGAACGACGCGCAAGACTGGTTCGGCCTGCGGTTGCTGCAACCCGCCTGAGGGATGGCGGTTCCTTCCCAGGCCATCGGCGACACGCTCCTGAGGTTACTGGCTCAGCGCGATCCGAACGCCTCGTTGTGCCCGTCCGAAGTGGCGCGTGCGCTTAATGACGATGAAGATGGATGGCGCGCCCTCATGCCGCAGGTCCGCGAGGTAGCCGCGCTCATGATTGCCGACGGCCGCCTCCAGGCCTGCCAGCGCGGCCGCCCCGTGGACATCCATAGCGCCGTGGGCCCGATCCGGCTACGGCGCGGGCCGCGCTTCACGGAGTGAGTGGCTTCAGTTGCGCAGGAACAGCTGGTAGACCGGGTTATTGGTCTCTTCCACGTACGGATAGCCCAGCGCATCGAGGAAGCGCTGGAACGCGGCATCGTCCTTCGCCGGGACCTGCAGGCCGATCAGGGTGCGTCCGTAGTCCGCGCCCTGGTTGCGGTAGTGAAACAGGCTGATGTTCCAGGTTGGTTTGAGCAGGTTGAGGAACTTCAGCAGCGCGCCCGGGCGTTCGGGAAAGACGAAGCGCAGCAGGCGTTCGTCCTGGGCCAGGGCCGAGTGCCCGCCGACCATATGCCGCACGTGCTCCTTGGCCAACTCGTCATGGGTCAGGTCCAGCGTGGCAAAGCCGTGGCGGATGAAGCTGGCGGCGATCTTCTCCGATTCACCCTTGCCGTGCGTGGTTAGCCCGACGAACACGTGCGCCTGGGCCGCATCGCTGATGCGGTAGTTGAACTCGGTGACATTGCGCGGGCCGCCGGGCAGGTGATCGACCAGTTCGCAGAAGCGGCGGAACGAACCACGCTCCTCGGGGATGGTCACCGCAAACAGCGCCTCACGCTCCTCGCCGACTTCGGCACGTTCGGCCACGAAGCGCAGCCGGTCGAAGTTCATGTTGGCCCCGCACAGGATGGCTGCGAACGTCGCGCCCTTGACCTTGTGCGTGGCCACGTACTGCTTGATCGCCGCCACCGCCATCGCCCCGGAGGGCTCGACGATGCTGCGCGTATCGACGAAGACATCCTTGATCGCCGCGCACACCGCGTCGGTGTCGACGATGATGAAGTCATCCACCAGGTGCTTGGCGATGCGGAAGGTTTCCTCGCCCACCAGCTTCACCGCGGTGCCGTCGGCGAACAGGCCCACGTCATCCAGTGCCACGCGCTTGCGCGCAGCCACCGAGCGGGCCATCGCATCGGAATCGGCCATCTGGACGCCGATCACCTTGATCTCCGGGCGCACGGCCTTGATGTAGTTGGCCACCCCGGAGATCAGCCCGCCGCCGCCGATCGCCACGAACACCGCATCCAGCGGCCCCTGGTGCTGGCGCAGGATCTCCATGGCGATGGTGCCCTGGCCTGCGATCACGTCCGGGTCGTCGAACGGGTGCACGAAGGTCAGGCCCTGCTTGCGCTCCAGCGTCACCGCATGCTCGTAGGCATCCGAATAGCTCTCCCCGCGTAGCAGCACCTCGCCTCCCAGCGCCTTGACCGCATCGATCTTGAGTTGCGGGGTGGTCACCGGCATCACGATCACCGCGCGCGTGCCCAGCCGGTGCGCGCCCAGCGCCACGCCCTGGGCGTGGTTGCCGGCCGACGCACAGATCACCCCGCGCTTGAGCTGCTCGGGGGTCAGGTGCGCCATCTTGTTGTACGCACCGCGCAGCTTGAAGCTGAAGACCGCCTGCTGGTCCTCGCGCTTGAGCAAGACCTTGTTGTGCAGGCGCTGGCTGAGGGTGCGGGCGGGCTCGAGGGACGATTCGACCGCCACGTCGTAGACGCGCGCGGTGAGGATCTTCTTGAGGTAGTCGGCGGGTTTGAGGGGCTTGCTCATAGGGCCGTCATGCTACAGGCCAGGCGCACGCAACTGCGCCGTCGTTGCGGTTGCAACCAAGCGTGCTTGGCAGTGAGCCGTCATGTCGCCTGCGGCGGATTGCCGTGCGGTGCGGTGGGCCGCCTGCGCAGCGGTCAAGGCCGCGCGCCTGGGTGTCAGTCGCAGCCAGGCGCTGGAACGGGTGCTGGGGTCATCTTCAACCCGCTTGCTCCCGGGCCGACTGACACCGAGCTGGCTCGCGTCCATCGGCCTTCAGGCTCAGCACGGGGTAGGGCGACCCCTCCAGTGTCCCGAGGGGCCGCGTCAGGACGCCCGAGGAGATCGCTCCGACGGTGACGTTCCTGCCGAGCACGCTGGCTTACCGATCAGGTGCTTCATGTCGATGGCGGGGCTTCGAGCGGCAGGTCGTGTCCTGGCGTGGGTGGCTTGCTCCTCGGCTCAGGCGGCCTGGACGATGGGGATGGCCTTCGGATCGCACCACTGTTGCAGCAACCGGGCTTCCTCCGCCTTGGCCGTCTGCAGGTGACGCTCCTTGACGTGGCCGTAGCCGCGGATCTGCTCGGGAATGCTGGCGATGCGCACCGCCAGCGGCAGGCGCTGTGCATCCAGCGTGTCGAGCAGTCCAGCGACCGTGGCCCGGTAGTCGGCGATGAGCTGGCGCTCCATGCGGCGCTCGGCGGTACGGCCGAAGACGTCGAACGTGCCGCCACGCAGAACCTTGAGCCTGGCCAACAGGCTGAACGCGCGCAGCATCCACGGGCCGTAGGCGCGCTTGGTCAGCTCGCCCTTCTCGTTCTTCTTGGCCAGCAGCGGCGGGGCGAGGTGGAGCTGCAGGGTGTAGTCGCCTTCGAATTGCTGCTCCAGCTGACGCTTGAACGCGCCGCTGGTGTACAGCCGCGCGACCTCGTACTCGTCCTTGTAGGCCATCAGCTTGAACAGATAGCGCGCCACCGCCTCGGTCAGCGCAGTGGCGCCTGGCGCCCGGGCGCTTTCGGCTTCGCGCACCTGGGCGACGAAGTCGGTGTAGTGCCTTGCGTAGGCGCTGTCCTGGTACTGCGCAAGGAAGGCGCTGCGTCGGGCGATGGCTTCGTCCAGCGTGCGCGACAGGCGCGCGTCATCCAGCGGCAAGGCAGTCGCGCCGTCGACGGTGGCTGCGGTAGTGTCGGGCAGGCCGCGCACGCTGCGCGCGTTGTCCGGGTTGCGTGGCGCGCTGGTCGCGCCCCATTCGGTCCCTTCCCACTCGCCCGGCGGCAGCACGCGCAGGTTGCGTGGCAGGTGTTCCTCGCGGGTGTCGGTGTTGCGTACGATGCCGGCCGCCTGCTGTACCGCAGGCAGATCGATGGCGGCCAGTCGGCCCCAGGCGAAGGCGGTCTTGTTCATCTCGATGGCCGCGCCGTTGAGTTCGATCGCGCGCATCAGCGCGTCGAACGAGATCGGCACCAGACCCTGCTGCCAGGCATAGCCAAGCATGAACAGATTGGTCGCGATCGCATCGCCCAGCAATGCGGTGGCCAGCTGGGTGGCATCGAGCAGCAGCGGATCGCGTCCGCCAAGGGCGACCTTGACCCCGGCGATGATCTCGGCGGCGGGGAACTGCATGTCCGGATGGGTGGTGAAGGTGCCGGGCATGGCCTCGTAGGTGTTGAGCACCACCTGCGCGCGCTCGCCGCGCACCTTGGACAGCACCCAGTAGTCATTGACCACGACCATGTCGCAACCGAGCACCAGGTCGGCATCGCCGGCGGCGATGCGCACGGCATGGATATCCGACGGCTGGCGCGCGACGCGGATGTGCGTGGTGACCGCGCCTCCCTTCTGCGCCAAACCGGTTTGGTCGAGCACGCTGGCGCCCTTGCCTTCCAGATGCCCGGCCATGCCCAGCAGTGCGCCGATGGTGACCACGCCGGTGCCGCCGACGCCGGTAATCAGGATGTTCCAGGGCGTCTGCAGGTCTGACTTGAATTCCGGGGCCGGCAGGTCGTCCAGCAGCGTGGCCGCATCGCTCTTCTTGCCCTTGCGCGGCTTGCCCCCATGCACGGTGACGAAGCTTGGACAGAACCCATTGACGCAGGAATAGTCCTTGTTGCAGTTGGACTGGTCGATGCTGCGTTTGCGGCCGAATTCGGTCTCCTTGGGCAGCACCGAGACGCAGAAACTCTTTTCCCCACAGTCGCCGCAGCCTTCGCACACCAGTGAGTTGATCAGCACGCGCTTGGGCGGATCGATGAGCTTGCCGCGCTTGCGACGGCGGCGCTTCTCGGTGGCGCAGGTCTGGTCATAGATCAGGATCGACACGCCCTTGACCTTGCGCAGCGCGTCCTGCACGGCGTCCAGCTCGCTGCGGTCGTGGAACCCGGTGTCGGCCGGGAACAGGTCGCGCCGACGCGACCACTTGGCGATGTCATCGGACACCAGCACGATGGTGTGCACGCCTTCGGCGCGCATCTGCGCGGCGATGTCCGGGACGGTCAGCGTACCGTCCACCGGTTGCCCGCCGGTCATGGCGACCGCGTCGTTGTACAGGATCTTGTAGGTGATGTTGACGCCGCTGGCGATGGACTGGCGGATCGCCAGCGAGCCACTGTGGAAATAGGTGCCGTCGCCGAGGTTCTGGAACACATGCGGCGTGTCGGTGAACGGCGCCTGCCCGGACCAAGTCACGCCTTCCCCGCCCATATGGGTGAAGGTCTCGGTGTTGCGATCCATCCAGGTGACCATGTAGTGGCAACCGATCCCGCCCATCGCGCGCGAACCCTCGGGCACGACCGTGGAGGTGTTGTGCGGGCAGCCGCTGCAGTAATGCGGCACGCGCGGGAAGCTGGCGCGGGGCAGGGCCATTTCCGCTTCCTTGGCCTCCATCCAGCGCAGGCGCTGCTCGATGGATTCCAGGCGCGCGAAGCGCTGGATGCGCGCGCCGATCACCCCGGCAATGGTGGCCGGGGTGAGTTCGCCGGTGGATGGCAGGATCCACTCGCCGGCCTCGTCGTACTTCCCCACGATGCTCGGGCGCGCGCCTGCGCTGGCCGGCCAGTTGTAGAACAGTTCCTTCATCTGGCGCTCGATGAACGCCTTCTTTTCCTCCACCACGACGATGTCGTCCAGTCCCCGCGCGAAGGCGGTGATGCCCACCGGTTCCAGCGGCCAGCTCATGCCGACCTTGTAGACACGGATGCCGATCTGCGCACAGGCCGCCTCGTCCAGGCCCAGGTACTCCAGCGCCTGCAGCACGTCCAGATAGCTCTTGCCGGTGGTGACGATGCCTAGTCGCGCGCGCGGCGAATCCAGCACGATGCGGTCGATGCCGTTGGCGCGGGCGAAGGCCTGCGCCGCGGCGACCGCATAGCGGTGCAGGCGCATTTCCTGCTCCAGCGGCGGATCCGGCCAGCGGATGCTCAGGCCACCTGCTGGCATCATGAAGTCCTCGGGCAGCACGATCCGGCGTGCGAACGGATCGACGTTGACCGAGGCGGAGGACTCGACGGTTTCGGCGATCGTCTTGAAGCCGATCCAGCGCCCGGTGTAGCGGCTCATCGCCCAGCCCACCAGGCCCAGGTCGAGGATGTCCTGCACGCCGGCCGGATTGAGCACCGGCATCATCGCGCTGACGAATTCCTCCTCGCTGCCGTGCGGCAGGGTGGAACTGCGGCAGGCGTGATCGTCCGCCGCCAAGGCCAGGACCCCGCCCAGCGTCGAGGTCCCTGCCGCGTTGGCGTGCTTGAATACATCGCCGCTGCGGTCCACGCCGGGGCCTTTGCCGTACCACATGCCGTACACGCCATCGACCGTGGCGCCGGGAAACAGCCCGGTCTGCTGGGTACCCCACACCATGGTCGCGCCCAGATCCTCGTTGAGGCCGGGTT is part of the Pseudoxanthomonas sp. JBR18 genome and encodes:
- the ilvA gene encoding threonine ammonia-lyase, biosynthetic: MSKPLKPADYLKKILTARVYDVAVESSLEPARTLSQRLHNKVLLKREDQQAVFSFKLRGAYNKMAHLTPEQLKRGVICASAGNHAQGVALGAHRLGTRAVIVMPVTTPQLKIDAVKALGGEVLLRGESYSDAYEHAVTLERKQGLTFVHPFDDPDVIAGQGTIAMEILRQHQGPLDAVFVAIGGGGLISGVANYIKAVRPEIKVIGVQMADSDAMARSVAARKRVALDDVGLFADGTAVKLVGEETFRIAKHLVDDFIIVDTDAVCAAIKDVFVDTRSIVEPSGAMAVAAIKQYVATHKVKGATFAAILCGANMNFDRLRFVAERAEVGEEREALFAVTIPEERGSFRRFCELVDHLPGGPRNVTEFNYRISDAAQAHVFVGLTTHGKGESEKIAASFIRHGFATLDLTHDELAKEHVRHMVGGHSALAQDERLLRFVFPERPGALLKFLNLLKPTWNISLFHYRNQGADYGRTLIGLQVPAKDDAAFQRFLDALGYPYVEETNNPVYQLFLRN
- a CDS encoding indolepyruvate ferredoxin oxidoreductase family protein; protein product: MTSTAELISPSSADTPAIDTLDADYTLEHKYTRTDGRIYLSGVQALVRLPLMQRLRDDAAGLNTAGFISGYRGSPLGGFDLELWRARRHLDAAKVKFQPGLNEDLGATMVWGTQQTGLFPGATVDGVYGMWYGKGPGVDRSGDVFKHANAAGTSTLGGVLALAADDHACRSSTLPHGSEEEFVSAMMPVLNPAGVQDILDLGLVGWAMSRYTGRWIGFKTIAETVESSASVNVDPFARRIVLPEDFMMPAGGLSIRWPDPPLEQEMRLHRYAVAAAQAFARANGIDRIVLDSPRARLGIVTTGKSYLDVLQALEYLGLDEAACAQIGIRVYKVGMSWPLEPVGITAFARGLDDIVVVEEKKAFIERQMKELFYNWPASAGARPSIVGKYDEAGEWILPSTGELTPATIAGVIGARIQRFARLESIEQRLRWMEAKEAEMALPRASFPRVPHYCSGCPHNTSTVVPEGSRAMGGIGCHYMVTWMDRNTETFTHMGGEGVTWSGQAPFTDTPHVFQNLGDGTYFHSGSLAIRQSIASGVNITYKILYNDAVAMTGGQPVDGTLTVPDIAAQMRAEGVHTIVLVSDDIAKWSRRRDLFPADTGFHDRSELDAVQDALRKVKGVSILIYDQTCATEKRRRRKRGKLIDPPKRVLINSLVCEGCGDCGEKSFCVSVLPKETEFGRKRSIDQSNCNKDYSCVNGFCPSFVTVHGGKPRKGKKSDAATLLDDLPAPEFKSDLQTPWNILITGVGGTGVVTIGALLGMAGHLEGKGASVLDQTGLAQKGGAVTTHIRVARQPSDIHAVRIAAGDADLVLGCDMVVVNDYWVLSKVRGERAQVVLNTYEAMPGTFTTHPDMQFPAAEIIAGVKVALGGRDPLLLDATQLATALLGDAIATNLFMLGYAWQQGLVPISFDALMRAIELNGAAIEMNKTAFAWGRLAAIDLPAVQQAAGIVRNTDTREEHLPRNLRVLPPGEWEGTEWGATSAPRNPDNARSVRGLPDTTAATVDGATALPLDDARLSRTLDEAIARRSAFLAQYQDSAYARHYTDFVAQVREAESARAPGATALTEAVARYLFKLMAYKDEYEVARLYTSGAFKRQLEQQFEGDYTLQLHLAPPLLAKKNEKGELTKRAYGPWMLRAFSLLARLKVLRGGTFDVFGRTAERRMERQLIADYRATVAGLLDTLDAQRLPLAVRIASIPEQIRGYGHVKERHLQTAKAEEARLLQQWCDPKAIPIVQAA
- the egtD gene encoding L-histidine N(alpha)-methyltransferase, with product MNAAACALMRARDALTDLRPQPDDITADALAGLSQTPKTLPSKYFYDAEGSRLFEAITREPEYYLTRTELALLEARLPSIAQAIGPGAHVVEYGSGSGRKTELLLDCLRAPVAYTPVEISRTAVLEATARLSQQFPDLEMLPVCADFTQPLSLPESTRPAQRTVMFFPGSTLGNFTDAGALALLRGMRQTMGVGGCALVGIDLDKDPALIEAAYNDAAGVTAAFTLNLLARLNREIGSDFDLDAFRHRAVYVRERLRIETFLVSQRQQTVHVAGQPFDFAEGEPMQVEYSHKYTDASFAALAAKAGLKVTHGWNDAQDWFGLRLLQPA
- a CDS encoding DUF3253 domain-containing protein → MAVPSQAIGDTLLRLLAQRDPNASLCPSEVARALNDDEDGWRALMPQVREVAALMIADGRLQACQRGRPVDIHSAVGPIRLRRGPRFTE